In the genome of Catharus ustulatus isolate bCatUst1 chromosome 1, bCatUst1.pri.v2, whole genome shotgun sequence, the window CTGCTTACATAATTCTGGCTTGTCCCAGTCTATCACAACACTCAGTGTTTTCCAGGCTCTGACAGAAGTGAGAGTATgctaaatgtttcttttattctgcAGCTAAACTGGAGAAAGAAACGTATTTAAGCTTGTCATGGTATCCCAGagatatgtattttatattcattaCTAGAGTTTAAGCAGTCTGTTTTGCAGGAAATGTTCTAGCctgttttgaaaatgctttcatttcacTTTCAAGTTGTTTCAGCTCCCCACCTGTAAATCTTATAATGAAGATGTGATGCTGACATCCAGGGAAACATAGATATGAATGTAAATACACTGTATTAGTCTGTAACTCTCATTCAGAATGTTTCTTAAGAAGGTATCTGTTGAAATGAGATGTGAAAGTCTGTAATACAATATTCTCTCTGTGAATTATGCAGCGGAAATGTTACAACGAATAACCAGAATAGTAGGGTTTTCCAGCAATTCAGTTTAATAGTTTCTTCATATAACTGTGTTTATACATCAGacttcaaacaaaacaaaaaaggagtaATATACAATTCAAGAAAATACCTAAAACTATTACAGTTTTGGTTTCCCCTTAGTTGATTTACAGTTATGTACAAAATTGTCTTATTTGCAATACTCAGTGAAgatttaatgatttatttaCATCAGCTGGTTCACTATGCAGTGGAACTGTCTCCTTTTGTCATTTACATTCATAATTACAAGAGTCAAAATTTAGAGTATATTTATGGATAGAATTAAGAGATGGACTGAAACAAGGCAAGATTCTCACTACTGACCACTAACATTCTCTGAACTCCCATTTTCAGATACAGCTGAAGGAAGACTCCAGCCCCTAATGCATTGATATAATCAGTATATCAGTCAGCATAATAAGGTATCTCCACTGAAAATAACATTCCCACTCGTGTCAGAGGGAGATGTAGGCGAGCTGGAGGAATAGTAAATTTTAAGCAGACAAAATGTATAACTGGTGCTAAAGGTGCACCTTACTTCTCCTAAGCAAATGAAGACATAAAGTAGGCTGTAAGTGCATGGAGGAGAATACTTTCCAATTTTTCTTAACAAGAGATAAAattaggggagaaaaaatatgattttgtcATAATGTGCAAACTGTGTCATAGAATCACtgaataatttgggttggaaggccCCTGTGGAAGTAATCTGCTCCTAGTGATTCAAAGCAGGGCCAACTTCAAACTTAGAGTCAACTTTCAGTTCAGTGTAGATTTTTCAGGACCATGTCTGGTCAAGTTCTAAATATCTCTAAAACAGATTTTGCACAACCATTGAGCACCTGCTCACATGTTTGACCACCCTTATGgcaaaaaaatttcttaaaacCCAATAAGGACTTTCACCTTGAAAGTATAATCAAACACTCATGGAATAAATCATAAACCTTCTATTGATATACAAGAGTTTTATAGCATGTATAAACCAAGTAAAACAAACATTATTCTTCCAGATTTCTGAAGGAagagtttgttttttcaaaatatattcagaTATCTAGTCAGTAGTGTACCACCACTTGAAATCTTTTCATAACTTAAATCACACCACAAGATATGCACCATTCATGGTCATCAAGAAATACCACAGCTGCACTTCCTCCCTCTTTTGTAAGCCCAGTGTTTTGCACATTACACAACTGTTGCAGAACAGCAGGTTTATGAAAGCGTGACTAGATGCAAAGTACTCACACAAAAGGCATGAGGGTTTCAGCTTAGAATCCTCTCAACTAAGAGGAAAACTTTGTTTGGGGAGTAAAAGTCAGGACTCTGTTATAGCTACATGTGCCTGatgttttgaaatgctttttttgccATCATCTGCCATGCCTTTTGATTATCAAACTTGTTTTGTCTCTCCCAACTTGAAAGATGCAATCTACAGTAACACAAGTTCTTCACAGTTAAAAGGCTCTTCTAATGTCTGTACAAAGGCAGCCACTCACTCGATCTTTCCATCTCCACAAAACACTACACAGATACCTACAGGCTGTGCTCCCTTtgcttccccagccctggcaaataaaaaaaccagacaaactAGAATCAGCTCAGTCTTCATATTCAGCCTTAAAATCCACCTTTGGTACATCTTGCTTCACAGTGATTTGAACTCATACAGTCATATATAACAAAgtgctctgtccagcctggaaaatCTTATGGTAACATGGGCTTCTTACACAATACATATTTTATGACAGTAACAGTCATGACTAGAATACAGGACTGCcgatatgtgtgtgtatgttgaTCATAACTGCTGACCAAGGTATGTGGAGCTTGATAATTGGAGTTACTTCTCTGATTTTATGTCTTCAGAAGGAAATAGTAAATAATCTCCTTGTTAATTCTGGGCATCAAAATAAGGCATGCTTGTTTTTACCTAGagagaattatttaattttttttaatctagagAGAGAGATAACactaaaaccaaaacacattAAGAGGCTCGTGGTTCATTCACATGGCAGAACTCACTCATTGcattcagcagaaataaaaataaggttttCCCTATATAATCCTCTTATAAATTCGAATCTTCAATCAGGTAAATGAGattcaaaatattctttatcCCCATAATACAGATGCACTGAGTAACTCCAACCACCAGCATGAGAGAGGTGTGTGgagggaaagaaatgaaaaatcacGTGTTAAGAAAGGGCTTCCGATTGCTGCAGGAATCATGACAGttgaatgaagaaaatgttcCACAGGCATTTCACCAGAATTACAGGATGCAGGAAGATGTTGCCTTTCCATTCTCTTTATGGTTTGGCTTTGTTATCTTAATACTTGTTTGATAACCCACAGAGCATTCTCATGCTATAGCAACAAATTATCTCTTTGAAggttttcctcatttcctgGCTGCGAAAGGCGTAGATCAAGGGGTCGATCACCGAGTTGCACATAATGAGAATGAGGTACATGTTGAAGTGAGACATGAAGCAAACACAGTAGAGGTTTTGTGGGCAGGAGATCATCAGGATGAGATGAAGGAAGAATGGAGCCCAGCAAACAATGAAGATGCCAAGAAGCATAGTCAGAGTGATGGCTCCTTTCATGCTGGTTCTTTGACGGACAGAGTTGTACCCAGGCAAAGCAGCGATTTTCTTCACGTGAGTACGAGCCAGGAGGAACATATGGATGTACAGTGAGACCATGAGGAACAACATGGTAAAAAACATAGTGATGAGACAAATGACCACGTAAGTTGATTCATAATAAAGAATGAAGATAATGCCACAGCCCGTGCAAAAGGTCCAGATGCATGCAATAATAAGCCCTGATCTTTTCACTGTCATGATGTTGTGATAACGCAGGGCATAGAAGATAGTGATATATCTGTCTACTGCTATAGCCAGCAAACTGCACATGGAAGCCACCACAGATATGCAGATCATGGAATCAAAGACATTGTCTATATGACGGACAAAGGCATCTTCCATAATGACGTGTTTATTGTTTATTAAGTATATGGTTATGGTCTCCCAAGCATTAGACACACTAACCAGCATGTCAGCCACTGCTaaactgcaaacaaaaaaatacatggGTGAGTGCAAGTTCTTGTTCTTAACTATTGCGCATATaactaaaatgttttcaagCAGGCTTACAATGCCCAGAGTTAGGAACACCTCGGCTGCAATGACCACTTGCTCACATGGCAGTGACTTGTTCTTTGCAGTAGGCAGAGTAAAGTTGCTACTGAAGGCACTCAGGTTGAGTTCAGAAACATAGAATTGAGAGGACGTGTTCATCTCTGGGAGCTAACACGTTCTGTTCCTTCTGAAGGGCTTGCCAAGGAGTGTGGTAAATGCATTTTGCAAAAGGCAAAAGATcctgcctaaaaaaaaaaaaatatatagcaTGAAGATTACAGGCAGAATTTGACAACATAAATACCAGtcatttctatttaatttgGCTTGTGCAGGTTCCACCTCTTCCACACCACATTTCTAcattgatttaaaattaaactttggTTGGCTCAGAAATTTTCTACTTATCCTTACTcggaaattaaaatcaaaaacTGGTGAAATGATTCATGTACTCTTCATTCattgtttttttattctatCTGGTTCCCTGGAATACTTCCCCAGAATGTCCTGGAAattctgctgaaaaacaaacaaaaaccagttttcccagtcccagctctcagAGCCCTGAAATGCAGGAGGATGTAGTATTAGCTCCAGCAGAAACTGCTCACTTGAATACAGTATAAAGAAGTTTCTAATATTGACACAATAAAGAACTAAACATTTTCTGTAAGAGATTTAAATGCTTTCTTGACCTTTGTACATTTAATTTGGCATGAGCTGTATCATAAAAACCTCATCTGTGCAGTGTTAACATGCTCATTTAAAAGCATGGTATTAAACACCTAACCAAGGCAAATCCATGCATTTCAGGATACACTTAAGATTACAGAATTGGTGTGGGTAGAACTCTGTTGTAAAATAAGTTCTCTCTTCCAAATCAAGGGTATTTTATTCAATGATATTCTGGTAATGACAATATTTAGGGAAAGTTTTAAGTCATTGCATTTTTAGTAAAGGGAACATTTAGATCTGATTGTCAGTGACTTGTTGCAAGTAGAATTCAAAGCATATCATGCTaaacaattttcagttttaaaaagccACTTTTTATTTGCAATCAAGAATTAACTGTACCTATTTACCAGAGttgctccttcagctgcttttcctcttcattGTCTGCAATGTTTCCTCCAGAGAGCAGAAGTTTCAGCCCCCCTGACATCTGGGGCTGGGGACTCCTCGGTggcaaaagatgaaaaataatagaGGGAAAGGAATTAGTAAATCCATAGAGTCAAAGCTGACCACGTATAAATTACTTACTGTGCAACTGCCTTTTTATAGACTCCAAGCAATAATGACTTCAGTACTCAAAGTGtggctcctcctccccttctttGCCCCTCTGGACTTCTCTTTCCACAGATCTCACAGCAAAGGCTTG includes:
- the MC5R gene encoding melanocortin receptor 5, which encodes MNTSSQFYVSELNLSAFSSNFTLPTAKNKSLPCEQVVIAAEVFLTLGIVSLLENILVICAIVKNKNLHSPMYFFVCSLAVADMLVSVSNAWETITIYLINNKHVIMEDAFVRHIDNVFDSMICISVVASMCSLLAIAVDRYITIFYALRYHNIMTVKRSGLIIACIWTFCTGCGIIFILYYESTYVVICLITMFFTMLFLMVSLYIHMFLLARTHVKKIAALPGYNSVRQRTSMKGAITLTMLLGIFIVCWAPFFLHLILMISCPQNLYCVCFMSHFNMYLILIMCNSVIDPLIYAFRSQEMRKTFKEIICCYSMRMLCGLSNKY